The Leptospiraceae bacterium genome includes the window AGAAAAGGCATCGACTTAGAATTTTTAAAGCAAATTAAAGTTACTGAGCGCCGAAGAATTAAAGACTATTGCGAAAAACACAAAGACGCAATTTACCAACCATCCGGAAATATCTGGGAAATTCCATGCGATGTCGCCATGCCTTCTGCTACACAAAATGAAATCAATGGTAAAGATGCAGCCAAGCTCGTTAAAAATGGTTGCAAGGTTGTCGGAGAAGGTGCAAACATGCCTACTACACCTGAAGGAATAAAAGTATTCTTGGAAGCAGGCATTGCTTATGGGCCAGGGAAAGCAACTAACGCAGGTGGCGTTGCAACTTCTGCGCTCGAGATGCAACAAAATGCATCGAGAGATTCCTGGTCATTTGAATACACCGAGGAACGATTAGCAAAAATCATGCGTAACATTCACGAGATCTGTTACGAAACTGCCGATGAATACGGCACCCCGGGAAATTATGTAAATGGAGCAAACATTGCAGGATTTATCAAAGTAGGGAACGCCATGCTCTCTATGGGTTTGATTTAAGCCAAATTTATACTCATTCTGAAGATGAATTTATCAGAGTGAGTATAGAAAATACTTTACACTCTTACCAAAAATAAAAATCTTTTCATTATGAATCTTAGAACTACAAATATTGAAAAGCTTCAATCTGTAAAATTTGATGTACTAATTTTGGGTGGTGGAATAAATGGTGCAGTCAGTGCGGCTGTTCTTTCGGCAAGAGGAGCAAAAGTTGCTCTGATAGACAAAGCTGATTTTGCCGGACTTACCAGCAGCAGCTCATCCAACCTTGCGTGGGGCGGGATTAAATACATGGAAACTCTCGAATTTCCCTTAGTCAGAAAACTTTGTATGTCGAGAAATCATCTAATCCGAAGTTATCCATCTACCGTAGAAGAAATTCGATTTTTCACTACACATGAGAAAAACTTTCGTCACGGACTTTGGAAACTACTCGCAGGCACTTGGCTTTACTGGCTAATAGGGAATTGCTTTACAAAAATTCCAAGGCTACTCACAAGAAAAACAATTCAAAAAGAAGAGCCTTTCGTCAACATAGATACAAGCAATGGAGGTTTTGAATACTCCGATGCTTATCTTCATGATAACGACGCTCGATTTGTTTTTAATTTTATTCGCTCCTCTTTAAACTATGGTTGTATCGCCGCCAATTATGTTGAATCTCTCGGAGCACAAAAAAAGTCCGATGAATACTGGAGTATTAAAGCTAAAGATAAAATTTCAGGAAAGCAATTTACTATCTCTGCAAAAATTCTAATCAATGCCTGTGGACCATATTTAGATGCACACAATAAACTTACCAAAGAATCCACTATTCACAAACACGTTTTTTCAAAAGGGATTCACCTAATCGTAAACCAGATCACTCCAAATAAAAGAGTGCTAACTTTTTTTGCAAACGATGGAAGATTATTTTTTGTAATTCCAATGGGAAACCGTACTTGCATAGGAACTACAGATACAAAGTTAGATACTCCGGAGTCCTACGTTACATCCGAAGATAGGAAATTTGTATTAGACAATATCAATCACTTGCTAAAACTTCCTTCTCCTTTAACCGAAAAAGATATAATTGCCGAGCGTTGCGGGGTGAGACCTCTCGTAGTTACAACTTCTTCCAACTCTGAAGGAGATTGGATGCAACTATCCAGAAAGCACGCAGTAGAGAGCAATTCTACCTCTAAACATATAAGCATCTTTGGAGGAAAACTCACAGATTGTTTAAACGTAGGTGAAGAAATTTATGAAATCGTCCAATCCATGGGAATCCTTTTTAATTTCCCAACTAAAAAATGGTATGGCGAACCCTCAGAGGAAATCAAAAACGAATTTCTCCACCAAGCAAAATTAATTGGGTTAGATGAGATGACCTCTCCTCTATCTTCAGAAGTGTTAAGCAAACGCCTTTGGAGAAGATACGGTGCTCAATCATTTGCACTATTAGAAAATATTCGTATGGATCCGAAAATGGCCGAAATTTTAATTGAAGGCTCAGAGTATATTCGTTGCGAAATAGAGCAAACAGCAAAAAGAGAAATGGTAACGAAACTCGAAGACTTCCTAAGAAGGCGATCCAAGATAGATCAAGTAGTTAGAAAAGAAGAACTCAAAAAATCGAAAGGATTAAAAGAAGCGTGTAAAATTCTTTTTGGAATCGAAGCAACTTCTAAATACAATGAGTATTTTTCTAATTAAAATTTACTTTTTTTCTTTTAAATTCTGATCTCTTCTGGAATAAGCCGGGTCAATGTTTCCCATAGAAATGGACAATTCTTCCAAATCTGGTTTCATCCAGACATTGGGATAGATTCCTTCTCCTTCCAAAACTTTAAAGAAATTGTCTGAATGAATAGTTAAATATTTATTCCTGTCTTTGGAAATTACTCTTTCTATTTCGTGTCGTAAATTTTCAAAGTCTGTCTCGTTTATGTTTGCTGGAAAATCGGCTTCGTGTAACAATTTCAGTAAAATTACAAACCTACCGGAGTGTTTTAAAATTTTTAAAGCAAAAAGCATCTCTCTTAGTTTTAGTAAATACAAATAGGGTCTTGTGTTTTTTGCAAAAATTAGTTTCTGCTCTGCTTCTTCAATATCCCGAAATCCCATTCGTAAAAATGCAATTGTTTCAGTTTTTTCTTTTCCTCTTGAAATAGATCCAAGTCTATTTAATTCCATTCGTATCATGTAAATATTTTTTGTAAGTGTACTTTCATATAGAGAGATTAATAATTTTTGAGTATGTCGTATTCTTTGATAGGCCTTTGAATAATCTGATTCAATATATAAAATTTGAGATTCTACGTAATGCTGGATACATCTTTTATAGAGTTTTTTTTCTTCATCTGAACCAAAATTGGAAACTGTAGAATTGATTGACTGCAAGATTAATTGATTCTCTTCCATACCGTAAGCTACTTGCTGATTAGCAGAGCTGGAATATTCATCAATTTTCCATAAAAATAAAAAACAAATTATTATGTAAAATTTTTTACTCATATAGTCTCAAATAATTTTCGGTGAAATTTATATTTTTTGAATGAAAAATAAAAATTAGTTGCTTCTTGAAACTTTATGTCTTTTTGAATTAGAAAAGAAATTGTAAACTATTAAAAGCAATCACTAGAATATTAAACTTTTTTGAAAATTTTTAATTATTATAAAAAATTGCAGTAGTAGTATAACCAAGAAATATAACCATAAGAAAAGAAGTTACAACTGACTCTCTTGTAGTTTTCCCTACACCTATAGCACCGTTAGTCGTACGGAGTCCATGAGAACATGCAATGGTTGAAACAGTAACTCCAAATATAAAACCTTTCAATACTCCGATATATAAATCCTTCAACCCATTTATTGAAGCAATCCTTGTAACTACATCGTCAAAATATATTTTGTATTCAATACCCAATTGAAAATGTCCGATTGCCGCACCTCCGAGTATTCCTAAAATCGAAGAGTAAACACAAAGCACAGGCACCATCACAGACAATCCCACAATTCTCGGCATTACCAGATAACGTACCGGATCAATCGACATTACTTCTAATGCGTCAATCTCCTCTGATACCTTCATCGTACCAATTTCTGCGGCAATGGCAGAGCCTACAGAGGCAGACAAAATAAGCGCAGTCATAAAAGGCGACATTTCTCGTGTCAAAGTAATCGTAAGTAATACTCCGATTTGACCTTCTGCACCAAAGTCTCTAAGACCAAGACCTGTGTTTAGTCCCATGATCATCCCTGTGAAAATCGCGACAACCGATACCACAAAAAAACTGCCAACACCTGCAATGTACATCTGATGAATTATTTCATTTCTTTTAAAAAAAATAGCTTTAAGCTGAAAAATAGCTTTGAACAGTAGAATTAACGTATAACCTGCTCCTGAAATATAGCTAAAAATTAATTTCATCATATAACTCTTTGCATAATTATTCAGTCAGAAATAATTTACATCTTCCCTTTTTAAAACTTTTTCTTATACAATTCATCGCTAACAGATTTTTCTTCAGAAGAAATTTTTATAAACCACAAAAGTTGCAAAGATCTCT containing:
- a CDS encoding FAD-dependent oxidoreductase; protein product: MNLRTTNIEKLQSVKFDVLILGGGINGAVSAAVLSARGAKVALIDKADFAGLTSSSSSNLAWGGIKYMETLEFPLVRKLCMSRNHLIRSYPSTVEEIRFFTTHEKNFRHGLWKLLAGTWLYWLIGNCFTKIPRLLTRKTIQKEEPFVNIDTSNGGFEYSDAYLHDNDARFVFNFIRSSLNYGCIAANYVESLGAQKKSDEYWSIKAKDKISGKQFTISAKILINACGPYLDAHNKLTKESTIHKHVFSKGIHLIVNQITPNKRVLTFFANDGRLFFVIPMGNRTCIGTTDTKLDTPESYVTSEDRKFVLDNINHLLKLPSPLTEKDIIAERCGVRPLVVTTSSNSEGDWMQLSRKHAVESNSTSKHISIFGGKLTDCLNVGEEIYEIVQSMGILFNFPTKKWYGEPSEEIKNEFLHQAKLIGLDEMTSPLSSEVLSKRLWRRYGAQSFALLENIRMDPKMAEILIEGSEYIRCEIEQTAKREMVTKLEDFLRRRSKIDQVVRKEELKKSKGLKEACKILFGIEATSKYNEYFSN
- a CDS encoding ABC transporter permease, coding for MMKLIFSYISGAGYTLILLFKAIFQLKAIFFKRNEIIHQMYIAGVGSFFVVSVVAIFTGMIMGLNTGLGLRDFGAEGQIGVLLTITLTREMSPFMTALILSASVGSAIAAEIGTMKVSEEIDALEVMSIDPVRYLVMPRIVGLSVMVPVLCVYSSILGILGGAAIGHFQLGIEYKIYFDDVVTRIASINGLKDLYIGVLKGFIFGVTVSTIACSHGLRTTNGAIGVGKTTRESVVTSFLMVIFLGYTTTAIFYNN